In Zunongwangia profunda SM-A87, the following proteins share a genomic window:
- the xerD gene encoding site-specific tyrosine recombinase XerD: protein MKWEYILKDYLTYLKLERGLSVNSISSYELDLIKLINFLKVKSISASPLTIDQETLQLFLYEIAKELNSRSRARIISGLKSFFNYLIFEDYRKDNPTDLIEAPKIGRKLPETISVEEIDELIAAIDLTKTEGERNRAIIETLYGCGLRVSELTNLRISDLYFEEGFIKVTGKGDKQRFVPISDYNIKYITIYKDQVRAHQEIKPEASDTLFLNRRGAQLTRAMIFTIIRQLAEKANIRKKISPHTFRHSFATHLLENGADLRAIQQMLGHESITTTEIYMHMDRTYLREVLETYHPKKT from the coding sequence ATGAAATGGGAATATATTTTAAAGGATTACCTTACCTATTTAAAGTTAGAACGCGGACTTTCAGTTAATTCAATTAGCAGTTACGAACTGGATTTAATCAAACTTATTAATTTTTTAAAAGTTAAAAGTATTTCGGCTAGTCCACTTACAATCGACCAGGAAACACTGCAATTATTTTTATACGAGATAGCAAAAGAACTAAATTCCCGCTCTCGTGCTCGTATTATTTCAGGATTAAAAAGCTTTTTTAATTATCTGATATTTGAAGATTACAGAAAGGATAACCCCACAGATCTTATCGAAGCTCCTAAAATAGGAAGGAAACTACCAGAAACCATTTCTGTTGAGGAGATCGACGAATTGATTGCTGCCATAGATTTAACCAAGACCGAAGGAGAAAGAAATCGGGCCATTATAGAAACCCTTTACGGCTGTGGTTTACGGGTGTCAGAATTAACAAATCTACGTATCTCAGACCTCTATTTTGAAGAAGGATTTATAAAAGTAACAGGGAAAGGCGATAAACAACGCTTTGTCCCCATTTCAGATTACAATATTAAATATATTACAATCTATAAAGACCAGGTAAGAGCACACCAGGAAATAAAACCTGAAGCAAGTGACACCTTATTTCTTAATCGAAGGGGTGCACAACTCACCCGTGCGATGATTTTTACCATTATAAGACAGTTAGCTGAAAAAGCGAATATCAGGAAAAAGATAAGTCCGCATACTTTTAGACATTCTTTTGCAACCCATCTTTTAGAAAACGGAGCCGATTTAAGAGCGATACAGCAAATGTTGGGGCACGAAAGCATCACTACAACTGAAATTTATATGCATATGGATAGAACGTATCTACGCGAAGTCCTGGAAACTTATCATCCAAAGAAAACTTAA
- a CDS encoding porin family protein, with protein MKKSILIIALVLFGATTMSAQEAWNFGIKGGVNFANFTGDDFSSDNSRTSFNVGLLAEIPLADRFSIQPEVLYSGQGYEIYENDQANFLDVDDNVEYQLDYVSVPVLAKIYLVDGLSVQAGPTFNFKVNEEIDYQPTQDGGDIDNPYPGAQDFEFGGAAGLEYKFNNGFFIQGRYTYGFSETFEDLDIHNSVWQAGVGFMF; from the coding sequence ATGAAGAAGTCAATTTTAATTATTGCTTTAGTATTGTTTGGAGCCACTACGATGAGTGCTCAGGAAGCTTGGAATTTTGGTATTAAAGGTGGTGTTAACTTCGCTAATTTTACCGGAGACGATTTTAGTTCAGATAATTCAAGAACAAGTTTTAATGTAGGTTTATTAGCTGAAATTCCTTTAGCAGACCGATTTTCTATTCAGCCAGAGGTTTTATATTCTGGGCAGGGATACGAGATTTACGAAAATGATCAGGCTAATTTTTTAGATGTAGATGATAATGTAGAATATCAACTAGACTACGTAAGTGTACCTGTTTTAGCTAAGATCTATTTAGTAGATGGATTAAGTGTACAAGCTGGACCTACCTTTAATTTTAAGGTTAATGAAGAGATCGATTATCAACCAACTCAAGACGGCGGAGATATCGATAATCCATATCCAGGAGCTCAGGATTTTGAATTTGGTGGAGCAGCAGGATTAGAGTATAAATTCAACAATGGATTTTTTATCCAGGGTAGATATACTTATGGATTCTCTGAAACTTTTGAAGATCTAGACATACATAACTCTGTATGGCAAGCCGGTGTAGGTTTTATGTTCTAA
- a CDS encoding porin family protein — protein sequence MLKKLSFVIFFLAGMTSFAQRTEFGIKGGLNFSNLAGDASSEFEWVTSFHIGGLVEFQVNDFLSIQPEAQYSLQGFGFTNDENVSIGYVNIPVLAKFYLGGKNFSLEAGPQFGIKVSSKYDFDGGSADIEEGLNNFDFSGVLGASYEFDNNLFFSARYIAGYTNVIEKEAFAGEDASTPNSVFQFSVGYKFQ from the coding sequence ATGCTTAAAAAATTATCATTTGTCATTTTCTTTTTAGCGGGAATGACTTCTTTTGCGCAGCGCACGGAATTCGGTATAAAGGGCGGTCTTAATTTTTCTAATTTAGCCGGTGATGCAAGTTCAGAATTTGAGTGGGTAACAAGCTTTCATATTGGAGGTTTGGTGGAATTTCAGGTTAATGACTTTTTGTCTATTCAACCAGAAGCTCAGTATTCATTGCAGGGGTTTGGATTTACTAATGATGAAAATGTTAGTATTGGGTATGTTAATATACCGGTATTAGCGAAATTTTATTTAGGGGGTAAAAACTTTAGTTTAGAAGCTGGCCCTCAATTTGGAATCAAAGTAAGTTCAAAATACGACTTTGATGGAGGAAGTGCAGATATTGAAGAAGGCTTGAATAACTTTGATTTCTCTGGAGTTTTAGGTGCATCGTATGAATTTGATAATAATTTATTTTTTAGTGCAAGATACATTGCAGGTTACACCAATGTTATAGAAAAGGAAGCATTCGCAGGAGAGGATGCCTCTACTCCTAATAGTGTTTTCCAATTCTCTGTAGGATATAAATTTCAATAA
- the aroQ gene encoding type II 3-dehydroquinate dehydratase: MKLLIINGPNLNLLGTREPEIYGNQTFKEYFDDLQKKFEIIKLSYFQSNIEGEIIDMLHDARKEFDGVILNAAAYTHTSVAIADAIKAIETPVVEVHISNTHARESFRHKSYLSPVVKGVILGFGLKSYDLAIQSFL, from the coding sequence ATGAAGCTTCTAATTATAAACGGACCTAATCTAAATCTTTTGGGTACCAGAGAGCCTGAAATATACGGAAATCAGACGTTCAAAGAATATTTTGATGATCTACAAAAGAAATTTGAAATAATAAAGCTTTCTTATTTTCAAAGTAATATCGAAGGAGAGATTATAGATATGCTTCATGATGCGCGCAAGGAGTTTGACGGTGTGATTCTAAACGCTGCGGCTTACACGCATACTTCAGTAGCTATTGCAGATGCCATTAAAGCCATCGAAACTCCGGTGGTCGAGGTTCATATTTCTAACACTCATGCTAGAGAAAGTTTCAGACATAAATCATATTTGTCTCCAGTGGTGAAAGGCGTTATTTTGGGATTCGGACTTAAAAGTTATGACCTGGCTATACAAAGTTTTTTATAA
- a CDS encoding Dph6-related ATP pyrophosphatase, translating into MKKSYLNWSSGKDAAFSLYELQQQGDFDVVELFTAINTDVNRISMHGVRLELLQAQARSIGLPLHLAEFSGNVSMETYNRVMETETKKLKAAGIDFACFGDIFLEDLKEYRDSQLAKVGLTGIYPLWKKETTKLVEDFIELGFKAIIVCTNAQYLDESFCGRVIDHQFLADLPENVDPCGENGEFHTFVFDGPIFSESIKFEIGEKVHRTYKSVEDGEDNCFTDEDTNWDTGFWYCDLI; encoded by the coding sequence ATGAAAAAATCTTATTTGAATTGGAGTAGCGGTAAAGATGCCGCTTTTTCTTTATATGAACTTCAGCAACAGGGCGATTTTGATGTTGTTGAGCTTTTTACAGCAATCAATACTGATGTAAACCGAATTTCGATGCATGGAGTGCGTCTTGAACTGCTACAAGCGCAGGCTAGAAGTATTGGACTACCATTACATTTAGCCGAATTTTCCGGAAATGTTTCTATGGAAACCTACAATAGGGTTATGGAAACTGAAACTAAAAAACTGAAAGCAGCAGGAATCGATTTTGCCTGTTTTGGCGATATTTTTTTAGAAGATCTAAAAGAATATCGAGATTCGCAGTTAGCCAAGGTTGGTTTAACCGGTATATATCCGCTTTGGAAAAAAGAAACCACAAAATTAGTGGAAGATTTTATAGAATTAGGATTTAAAGCGATCATAGTATGTACCAATGCTCAATATTTAGATGAATCTTTCTGCGGAAGAGTGATCGACCATCAATTTTTAGCCGATTTGCCCGAAAATGTAGACCCATGTGGTGAAAACGGTGAGTTTCATACCTTCGTTTTCGATGGGCCTATTTTTTCTGAATCCATTAAATTTGAAATTGGCGAAAAAGTACATCGAACATACAAAAGCGTAGAAGACGGGGAGGATAATTGTTTTACAGATGAAGATACCAACTGGGATACTGGTTTTTGGTATTGCGATTTAATCTAG
- the lpdA gene encoding dihydrolipoyl dehydrogenase: MSKYDIIVLGSGPGGYVTAIRASQLGFKTAIVEKENLGGVCLNWGCIPTKALLKSAEVFEYLKHAEDYGLKLQSPDKDFGAVIKRSRDVANGMSKGVQFLMKKNKIDVIDGYGKLKAGKKVEVTDAKDKKTEYSADHIIVATGARSRELPNLKQDGKKVIGYREAMSLDKQPKKMIVVGSGAIGVEFAHFYNSMGTEVTIVEFLPNLVPLEDEEVSKQFERSVKKAGIKVMTNSSVESVDTSGDGVKAKVKTKKGEETLEADIVLSAVGIKTNIENIGLEELGIKTDKDKIVVDDFYKTNKDGIYAIGDVVHGPALAHVASAEGIICVEKIKGMNVQPLDYGNIPGCTYATPEIASVGMTEKQAKEAGYEIKVGKFPFSASGKAKAAGKSDGFVKVIFDAKYGEWLGCHMIGAGVTDMIAEAVLGRKLETTGHEVLKTVHPHPTMSEAVMEAVAAAYDEVIHI, encoded by the coding sequence ATGAGTAAATACGATATCATTGTTTTAGGTAGTGGCCCGGGTGGTTATGTAACTGCTATCCGTGCTTCACAATTAGGCTTTAAAACAGCCATTGTGGAAAAAGAAAACCTTGGTGGTGTTTGTCTAAACTGGGGATGTATCCCAACAAAAGCATTGCTTAAAAGCGCAGAGGTTTTTGAATACCTTAAACATGCAGAAGACTACGGTTTAAAGCTTCAAAGCCCCGATAAGGATTTTGGTGCCGTAATTAAAAGAAGTCGTGATGTGGCCAATGGGATGAGTAAGGGTGTACAATTCCTTATGAAAAAGAACAAAATCGATGTTATCGATGGTTACGGAAAACTTAAGGCAGGTAAAAAAGTGGAAGTTACCGATGCTAAAGATAAAAAGACAGAATATTCTGCCGACCATATTATCGTAGCTACAGGTGCTCGCTCTCGTGAACTGCCTAACCTAAAACAAGACGGTAAAAAAGTTATTGGATATCGTGAGGCTATGTCTTTAGACAAGCAACCAAAGAAAATGATCGTTGTTGGTAGTGGCGCCATTGGTGTGGAGTTTGCTCATTTTTATAATTCAATGGGAACCGAGGTTACTATCGTAGAATTCTTACCAAATCTTGTGCCTTTAGAAGACGAAGAGGTATCTAAGCAATTTGAGCGTAGCGTTAAAAAAGCCGGAATTAAAGTGATGACAAACTCTTCTGTAGAGAGCGTTGATACTTCTGGCGATGGCGTTAAAGCAAAAGTTAAAACCAAAAAAGGAGAAGAAACTTTAGAAGCAGATATCGTGCTTTCTGCAGTTGGTATTAAAACAAATATCGAAAATATTGGTCTTGAAGAATTAGGGATCAAAACCGATAAAGACAAGATCGTTGTAGACGATTTCTATAAAACAAATAAAGACGGGATTTACGCTATTGGTGATGTTGTTCACGGCCCAGCGCTTGCACACGTTGCTTCTGCAGAAGGAATTATTTGTGTTGAAAAAATTAAGGGAATGAATGTACAGCCTTTAGATTACGGAAATATTCCTGGTTGTACCTATGCAACTCCTGAAATTGCATCAGTAGGAATGACTGAAAAGCAAGCCAAAGAAGCTGGTTACGAAATTAAAGTGGGAAAATTCCCATTCTCTGCTTCTGGTAAAGCAAAAGCTGCCGGAAAATCAGACGGATTTGTAAAAGTAATCTTTGATGCAAAATACGGTGAGTGGTTAGGATGCCATATGATTGGTGCCGGTGTTACCGATATGATCGCTGAAGCCGTTCTTGGTAGAAAATTAGAAACCACAGGACATGAAGTATTAAAAACAGTTCACCCTCACCCTACAATGAGTGAAGCGGTGATGGAAGCTGTTGCTGCTGCTTACGATGAAGTAATTCATATCTAA
- the msrB gene encoding peptide-methionine (R)-S-oxide reductase MsrB, with protein sequence MKKYNIEKPEAEWKEQLSEEQYRVLRKKGTEAPHTGKYNLHFEDGEYRCAACNEKLFESDSKFESGCGWPSFDEAIEGKIEYVQDRTFGMIRTEILCANCGSHLGHVFDDGPTETGQRYCVNSASIDFKNN encoded by the coding sequence ATGAAAAAATATAATATCGAGAAACCGGAAGCTGAATGGAAAGAGCAGCTATCTGAGGAACAATACCGTGTTTTAAGAAAAAAAGGAACTGAAGCACCGCACACCGGTAAATATAACCTACATTTTGAAGATGGAGAATATCGTTGCGCCGCTTGTAATGAAAAGTTATTCGAAAGCGATAGTAAGTTTGAAAGCGGTTGTGGCTGGCCAAGCTTCGATGAAGCTATAGAAGGCAAAATTGAGTATGTACAGGATCGCACCTTTGGAATGATAAGAACCGAAATTCTATGCGCCAACTGTGGAAGTCATTTGGGCCATGTCTTTGACGATGGCCCTACAGAAACCGGCCAGCGCTATTGTGTAAATTCGGCCAGTATAGATTTTAAAAACAATTAG
- the msrB gene encoding peptide-methionine (R)-S-oxide reductase MsrB: MRKLLFIFIAVFTLVSCKGNAQDENSKKKQKFEISKSESEWKKELTDAEFKVLRKAATERPYSSDLLTVKGNGTFVCAACGNELYENKHKFESGTGWPSFDRAIEGGVAFGSDSKLGYQRDEVHCAKCGGHLGHVFDDGPRETTGKRHCINGVAMNFIPTEK, translated from the coding sequence ATGAGAAAGTTACTATTCATATTTATTGCCGTGTTTACCCTGGTAAGTTGCAAAGGAAACGCTCAGGACGAAAATTCTAAAAAGAAGCAAAAGTTCGAAATTTCTAAATCTGAAAGCGAATGGAAAAAAGAACTTACAGATGCCGAATTTAAAGTACTTCGAAAAGCTGCGACCGAGCGTCCTTATTCCAGTGACCTTCTAACGGTAAAAGGAAACGGAACATTTGTTTGCGCTGCCTGCGGAAACGAACTTTATGAAAATAAACACAAGTTCGAAAGCGGTACCGGATGGCCAAGTTTTGATCGTGCTATAGAAGGTGGAGTAGCTTTTGGCTCTGATTCTAAACTGGGCTACCAACGCGACGAAGTGCACTGCGCAAAGTGTGGTGGACATTTAGGTCATGTTTTTGATGATGGACCAAGAGAAACTACCGGAAAAAGACATTGTATAAACGGTGTCGCTATGAACTTTATACCAACTGAAAAATAA
- a CDS encoding alpha/beta fold hydrolase, with protein MAKKHKDKTPIQQLLLPWYILYTGKFLNWVSPYLASKFAGKLFLTPLKYKLPNREKAMDQNTIQTQQILPKSKKQIIVYEYGESAQKVLLVHGWSGRGTQLSKIADAVLKEGFSTISFDAPAHGKASGKMSMMPHFIEAIHFLNKKYGPFHSIIGHSLGGMSTLKAIKEGISPERAVIIGTANSVTAITQEFVKNLHMDKEVAYLMKAHFDKKFGQDMDNYSGAISAQSVHIPTLVIHDKNDVDVHYKCAEEIHNQTKKQRTLFNRRSWTSSNPGRPKGY; from the coding sequence ATGGCAAAAAAGCATAAAGATAAAACCCCTATTCAGCAATTACTGCTTCCCTGGTATATTTTATATACCGGTAAATTTTTAAACTGGGTGTCCCCTTATCTAGCCAGTAAATTTGCAGGTAAATTATTTCTCACTCCACTAAAATATAAGCTTCCCAATCGCGAAAAGGCTATGGATCAAAATACCATACAAACGCAACAGATTTTACCAAAAAGCAAAAAACAAATCATTGTTTATGAATATGGTGAAAGTGCCCAAAAAGTTTTACTCGTACATGGATGGAGTGGCCGTGGTACACAACTTTCTAAAATCGCCGATGCCGTGCTAAAAGAAGGATTTAGTACAATAAGCTTTGATGCTCCTGCCCACGGCAAAGCTTCGGGAAAAATGAGCATGATGCCTCACTTTATAGAAGCTATTCATTTTTTGAATAAAAAATATGGTCCGTTTCATTCGATCATTGGACATTCCTTAGGCGGAATGTCTACACTAAAAGCAATTAAAGAAGGAATATCTCCAGAAAGAGCCGTGATTATTGGCACCGCAAATAGCGTGACTGCGATCACGCAGGAATTTGTGAAAAACCTGCATATGGACAAAGAAGTGGCTTATTTGATGAAAGCCCATTTTGATAAAAAATTTGGGCAGGATATGGATAATTACTCTGGAGCAATTTCAGCGCAAAGTGTTCATATTCCTACTTTGGTAATCCACGATAAAAATGATGTGGATGTGCATTACAAATGTGCTGAAGAAATTCATAATCAAACTAAAAAACAGCGAACTCTATTTAACCGAAGGTCTTGGACATCGTCGAATCCTGGGAGACCAAAAGGTTATTAA
- a CDS encoding M48 family metallopeptidase has protein sequence MKVKKWIVVLFVATLTVVACKVNPFTGQKNLNFVSNDQLFSASFQQYDAFLDSSNVVTGTAESRMVKRVGDKIKTAAERYLNANGYQGFLDDFRFEYNLVKDDQVNAFAMPGGKTVVYTGILPITQDETGLAVVMGHEVAHALADHGAQRMSAAQVQQVVGGVGAAALSGKSQQTQQIFAQAYGIGTQLGVMLPFSRSHESEADGIGLTLMAIAGYNPDEAADLWRRMQQNSGGASTPQFLSTHPSNQTRINNLEAWAPEAKAEARKYGVTSFQ, from the coding sequence ATGAAAGTAAAGAAGTGGATAGTAGTTCTTTTTGTTGCTACTTTAACAGTAGTCGCCTGTAAAGTAAATCCTTTCACAGGACAAAAGAATTTAAATTTTGTAAGTAATGATCAATTGTTCTCCGCCTCGTTTCAGCAATACGATGCATTTTTGGATAGTAGTAATGTGGTGACCGGTACTGCTGAATCCAGGATGGTAAAAAGAGTTGGTGATAAAATTAAAACTGCAGCTGAGCGTTATTTAAACGCAAATGGATACCAGGGATTTTTGGACGATTTTAGATTTGAATATAATCTTGTAAAGGACGATCAGGTAAACGCATTTGCTATGCCAGGAGGAAAAACCGTGGTATATACTGGTATTTTGCCAATTACTCAGGACGAAACTGGTCTGGCGGTCGTGATGGGACACGAGGTGGCACATGCATTAGCCGATCATGGTGCGCAACGAATGAGTGCAGCACAAGTGCAGCAAGTGGTTGGTGGAGTAGGAGCAGCGGCTCTTAGTGGTAAAAGCCAGCAAACCCAACAGATTTTTGCTCAGGCTTACGGAATTGGAACACAGTTAGGAGTGATGCTACCTTTTAGTAGAAGTCATGAATCTGAAGCCGACGGAATAGGCTTGACCTTAATGGCTATTGCCGGATATAATCCAGATGAGGCAGCCGATTTATGGAGAAGGATGCAGCAAAACAGTGGAGGAGCTTCAACACCCCAATTTTTAAGTACACACCCGTCAAATCAAACCAGAATAAATAATCTTGAAGCCTGGGCTCCTGAAGCAAAAGCTGAAGCCCGAAAATATGGAGTAACAAGTTTTCAATAA
- a CDS encoding MFS transporter, producing the protein MKNLPKGSKKLLNAWAFYDWANSVYSLVISSAIFPIFYGALTIIRDAEGNNINDTVHFLGFDFNNDALISYVTAAAFLVVSVLSPFLSGIADYVGNKKNFLKFFCYLGALSCIGLFWFNMEFLWFGLLCYFLALIGFWSSLVFYNSYLPDIAFPEQQDKISAKGFSLGYIGSVILLILCLLMILKYDMFGFEDEGLPTRLSFVLTGIWWIGFSQYTYYYLPKGTKKAKLTKNVLFNGFKELRKIWSSLNHNLQLKRYLGAFFVYSMAVQTIMLIATYFGIKELNWGEQDATTGLIVSILLIQLVAVLGATLTSRIAAKIGNIKTLIFINIIWALICVYAYFITTPNQFYVAAASVGLVMGGIQSLSRSTYSKMLPENAIDTASYFSFYDVSEKIGIVIGMFMYGLIAQLTGSIRNSILFLIIFFIGGIILLIRVPKIRS; encoded by the coding sequence ATGAAAAATCTTCCAAAGGGTAGCAAAAAGCTACTTAACGCATGGGCATTTTACGACTGGGCAAACTCGGTGTACAGTCTGGTTATTTCTTCAGCAATATTTCCTATTTTTTATGGGGCACTAACCATTATTAGAGATGCTGAAGGCAATAATATTAATGATACCGTTCATTTCTTAGGATTTGATTTTAATAACGATGCCCTAATTTCTTATGTAACCGCAGCAGCTTTTCTGGTCGTTTCTGTACTTAGTCCGTTTCTGTCAGGAATTGCGGATTATGTTGGGAACAAGAAGAATTTTCTGAAGTTTTTCTGTTACCTGGGCGCTTTATCATGCATAGGTTTGTTTTGGTTTAATATGGAATTTTTATGGTTCGGTTTACTTTGTTATTTCCTGGCGCTAATTGGTTTTTGGTCAAGTTTGGTATTTTATAATAGTTATTTACCAGATATCGCTTTTCCAGAGCAACAGGACAAAATAAGTGCTAAAGGTTTTTCTTTAGGATATATAGGTAGTGTTATCCTGCTTATTCTTTGTTTATTGATGATCCTTAAATACGACATGTTTGGTTTTGAAGATGAAGGATTACCAACCCGCTTATCCTTTGTCTTAACTGGAATATGGTGGATAGGTTTTAGCCAGTACACCTATTACTATTTACCAAAAGGGACGAAAAAAGCGAAGCTTACCAAAAATGTACTGTTTAACGGATTTAAAGAACTTCGTAAAATCTGGAGTTCTCTAAATCATAACCTTCAGCTAAAAAGGTATCTTGGAGCTTTTTTCGTATATAGTATGGCGGTACAAACCATTATGCTTATCGCTACGTATTTTGGAATTAAAGAATTAAATTGGGGAGAGCAGGATGCTACAACAGGATTAATTGTAAGTATTTTACTCATCCAGTTAGTGGCTGTTTTGGGAGCCACCTTAACGTCGAGAATAGCCGCTAAGATTGGTAATATTAAAACCCTGATTTTTATAAATATTATCTGGGCTTTAATTTGCGTATATGCCTATTTTATAACCACGCCTAATCAATTTTACGTGGCAGCGGCCAGCGTTGGTTTGGTAATGGGAGGTATCCAGTCACTTTCACGGTCTACCTATTCTAAAATGCTTCCTGAAAATGCTATTGATACCGCCAGTTACTTTAGTTTTTATGATGTTTCAGAAAAAATAGGGATTGTTATCGGGATGTTTATGTATGGTTTAATAGCCCAGCTTACCGGGAGTATTCGAAATTCGATATTATTTTTGATCATTTTTTTTATAGGTGGGATTATTTTATTGATTAGAGTACCGAAAATTAGAAGTTAG
- a CDS encoding head GIN domain-containing protein, which produces MKKSILTVVVIFCISITSASAQWWSSNKSIKGNGDMVNKSRKTSDYDKVSLVGFMDVVLVSGTEGNLTIEAESNLQEYITTEVKNGTLKISVEKGVNISPSKNNMIKVTVPFEDLEGAHLTGSGDIWTEDKITAKDFSLSVTGSGDLKLEIEADDITGNVTGSGDVVLIGNAKSLDCGVTGSGDFDAFKLRAKKVSAQVSGSGDVMVYAEEELEARVAGSGDIEYKGNPSKENFKTSGSGDISKH; this is translated from the coding sequence ATGAAAAAATCAATTTTAACAGTAGTAGTTATCTTTTGTATAAGCATCACCTCAGCAAGTGCCCAATGGTGGAGCAGCAATAAAAGTATTAAAGGAAATGGCGATATGGTAAATAAAAGCCGCAAAACATCAGATTACGACAAAGTAAGCCTTGTAGGTTTTATGGATGTTGTCTTGGTTAGCGGAACTGAAGGAAACCTGACCATTGAAGCCGAAAGCAATCTTCAGGAATATATTACTACGGAAGTGAAAAACGGAACTTTAAAAATTTCAGTAGAAAAAGGGGTAAATATTAGTCCTTCTAAAAACAACATGATTAAAGTAACCGTTCCTTTTGAAGATTTAGAGGGGGCTCATTTAACCGGAAGCGGTGATATCTGGACTGAGGATAAAATCACCGCAAAAGATTTTTCCTTATCGGTAACCGGAAGTGGCGATTTAAAACTAGAAATCGAAGCTGATGATATTACCGGAAACGTTACCGGCAGCGGTGATGTAGTATTAATAGGAAACGCAAAAAGCCTGGATTGCGGCGTAACCGGATCTGGAGATTTTGACGCTTTTAAACTTAGAGCAAAAAAAGTAAGCGCACAGGTTTCTGGTTCTGGTGATGTGATGGTTTATGCCGAAGAAGAGCTTGAAGCACGAGTTGCAGGCTCTGGAGATATTGAATATAAAGGGAATCCCAGCAAAGAAAACTTTAAAACTTCAGGATCTGGAGATATCTCAAAACATTAA
- a CDS encoding DUF4097 family beta strand repeat-containing protein has translation MKLTLYKLLFCALLVPALGFANKDLDGRHTKEKTIKKEFKVSQRGVLDINNNYGNIDISTWDENRIVIQVFIKTNGDDPERVQKKLNDISVDFQQSGNRVSARTRYQKEEKSWWSGLFSSSNNVNMEINYVVKAPVNHDMVIDNDYGAIYIDKVNGNTDISCDYGKIDIGELRGSRNILNFDYTRNSHFGFISSAEIDADYSEFTIEEAEDLIISADYTDSKVEKVERLRYNCDYGSFRVDKVKDLEADGDYLSTKIGRVFSSLSLNQDYGSISIEKLINGVKSVNIDTDYAGIKLGFDAEMDFIFNVHTSYGSVKGTDDLEVQKRHDRNTSKEISGYYGKQNSQNSINITTSYGSVSFHKEY, from the coding sequence ATGAAACTAACATTATATAAGCTCTTGTTCTGCGCACTATTAGTGCCGGCATTAGGTTTTGCCAACAAAGATTTGGATGGCAGGCATACTAAAGAAAAAACGATAAAAAAAGAATTTAAAGTATCCCAAAGAGGTGTTTTGGACATTAATAATAACTACGGAAATATAGATATTTCTACCTGGGACGAAAACCGAATTGTCATTCAGGTTTTTATAAAAACAAACGGCGATGATCCTGAAAGAGTTCAGAAAAAATTAAACGATATTTCAGTAGATTTTCAGCAAAGCGGCAATCGTGTAAGTGCAAGAACGCGGTATCAAAAAGAAGAAAAATCCTGGTGGAGCGGTTTATTTAGCAGCAGTAATAATGTCAATATGGAGATCAATTATGTAGTAAAAGCTCCTGTAAATCATGATATGGTAATCGATAATGATTACGGAGCCATTTACATCGATAAAGTAAACGGAAATACCGATATTTCCTGTGATTATGGAAAAATTGACATCGGAGAATTAAGAGGATCCAGAAATATTTTGAATTTCGATTATACCCGAAATTCTCACTTTGGGTTTATTTCTTCTGCGGAAATCGATGCCGATTATTCTGAATTTACCATTGAAGAAGCTGAAGACTTGATCATTAGTGCTGATTATACCGACTCGAAAGTTGAAAAAGTTGAACGTCTTCGATACAATTGTGATTACGGAAGCTTTAGAGTAGATAAAGTAAAAGACCTTGAAGCTGATGGTGATTACTTAAGTACTAAGATTGGCCGGGTGTTCTCATCCCTTAGCCTAAATCAGGACTACGGTTCGATTTCTATTGAAAAATTAATCAACGGGGTAAAAAGCGTAAATATTGATACCGACTACGCGGGAATCAAATTAGGTTTTGATGCAGAAATGGATTTTATCTTTAACGTGCATACCTCTTACGGGAGCGTAAAAGGTACGGATGATCTGGAAGTTCAAAAAAGGCATGATCGTAATACCAGCAAGGAGATTTCAGGATATTATGGTAAACAAAACAGCCAAAATTCAATAAACATCACCACAAGCTATGGAAGCGTTAGTTTCCATAAAGAATATTAA